Proteins from a genomic interval of Cervus elaphus chromosome 13, mCerEla1.1, whole genome shotgun sequence:
- the LOC122706926 gene encoding uncharacterized protein LOC122706926 has translation MSVRTEARKKGTVDLGARGSVTWARRPGTVSVSPLWAQPQARSRLSGACVGKGPRGGRRSLPDDVGALFPAFSLPGFSWLSSAPTWYLHLVPPGMGCPLAQRVGRSPHRKAQGTVGDLNTQGPCWAALGAFDGCLPPGAAPQSPLMNHAEGTQAPAGRRTAPCLPHSGSWGRPLHPPAPPPFEGPRLLSRGPVLPHTDWPSHGPWGGPCGPRGDKLEASDHALSHQIAGLLCAG, from the exons ATGTCTGTCCGCACAGAGGCCAGGAAGAAAGGCACAGTGGACCTCGGAGCCAGAGGGTCAGTGACTTGGGCCCGCCGCCCAGGCACTGTGTCAGTGAGCCCGCTGTGGGCCCAACCCCAGGCCCGCTCACGGCTTTCTGGTGCCTGCGTGGGCAAGGGCCCCCGCGGCGGCAGACGCTCTTTGCCTGATGACGTAGGCGCGCTTTTCCCAGCGTTCAGTTTGCCGGGCTTTTCCTGGTTGTCCTCTGCACCCACGTGGTACCTGCATTTAGTTCCTCCCGGAATGGGGTGTCCCCTGGCCCAGAGGGTGGGCCGCTCGCCCCATCGGAAGGCCCAGGGCACGGTGGGGGATCTGAATACCCAGGGCCCGTGTTGGGCTGCTTTGGGCGCATTTGATGGCTGTTTGCCCCCCGG GGCTGCTCCACAGTCCCCGCTGATGAACCACGCAGAGGgcacccaggccccagcaggccGACGCACAGCACCCTGCCTGCCTCACTCAGGAAGCTGGGGGAGGCCCCtgcacccccccgccccaccaccatTTGAAGGACCCAGACTGCTCTCCAGGGGGCCAGTCCTGCCGCATACGGACTGGCCTTCACATGGACCCTGGGGAGGACCATGTGGGCCCAGGGGAGATAAACTTGAGGCCAGTGACCATGCCCTGTCCCACCAAATAGCGGGGCTTCTTTGTGCTGGCTAG